A window from Bacillota bacterium encodes these proteins:
- the thrS gene encoding threonine--tRNA ligase: MNITLKDGKVVEYPEGVTPAEVARDIAPRLAKDAVAARVNGRLWGLNQPLAEDAALEFLTFEDEEARLVYRHSTSHVLAQAVKRLFPDARLAIGPAIADGFYYDFDVSRAFTPEDLERIESEMEKIIAADLPIERFELPRDEALELVRGEGEDCKVELISGLAPDAVISFYRQGEFTDLCAGPHLPSTGRIKAVKLLNVAGAYWRGDERNKMLQRIYGTSFPKAALLKEHLFRLEEAKRRDHRRLGAELDLFSFHDAGPGFPFFHPRGMVLRNELERFWREEHAQKGYLEIRTPIILRRELWEHSGHWEHYRENMYFTTIDEEKYAVKPMNCPGGILVYRSRLKSYRELPVRLGELGLVHRHEMSGVLHGLMRARCFTQDDAHIFCRPEQVEEEIVRIMDLTEYFYRQVFGFDYHVELSTRPEKSMGADEMWESATGALVRALAQKEVNYKVNEGDGAFYGPKIDFHLRDCLGRTWQCGTIQVDFQMPEKFELEYVGEDGQRHRPVVIHRVIYGSMERFIAILTEHFAGAFPVWLAPVQARVLPITDRHAPYAREVTETLLRAGVRAEFDGRNEKVGYKIREAQVLKVPYMLVTGDREAESGTVAVRHRSAGDLGSMALNDFTGRLVREIESRAR; encoded by the coding sequence ATGAACATTACGCTCAAGGACGGAAAAGTGGTCGAGTATCCCGAGGGCGTCACCCCGGCGGAGGTGGCCCGGGACATCGCGCCCCGCCTGGCGAAAGATGCCGTGGCGGCCCGGGTGAACGGGCGGCTGTGGGGGCTGAACCAGCCCCTGGCGGAGGACGCCGCGCTGGAATTCCTCACTTTCGAGGATGAGGAAGCCCGCCTCGTTTACCGCCACAGCACGTCGCACGTTTTGGCCCAGGCGGTGAAGCGGCTCTTTCCGGACGCCCGGTTGGCGATCGGCCCGGCCATCGCCGACGGTTTCTATTACGATTTCGACGTGTCCCGGGCCTTCACGCCCGAGGATCTGGAGCGCATCGAAAGTGAGATGGAGAAGATCATCGCCGCCGATCTGCCCATCGAACGTTTTGAACTGCCGCGGGACGAGGCCCTGGAGTTGGTCCGCGGGGAGGGTGAGGATTGCAAAGTGGAGTTGATCTCCGGCCTGGCGCCGGACGCGGTGATTTCCTTCTACCGCCAGGGTGAGTTCACCGACCTTTGCGCCGGGCCGCACCTGCCGTCCACGGGGCGGATCAAGGCGGTGAAGCTGCTCAATGTGGCCGGCGCCTACTGGCGGGGGGACGAGCGGAACAAGATGCTGCAGCGCATCTACGGCACCTCGTTCCCCAAGGCGGCCCTTTTGAAAGAGCACCTGTTCCGGCTGGAGGAAGCCAAGCGGCGCGACCACCGCCGCCTGGGGGCGGAACTGGACCTTTTCAGCTTTCACGACGCCGGCCCGGGGTTTCCGTTTTTCCACCCCCGGGGGATGGTGCTGCGCAACGAACTGGAGCGTTTCTGGCGGGAAGAGCATGCGCAGAAAGGTTACCTGGAAATCCGCACGCCGATCATCCTGCGCCGGGAACTCTGGGAGCACTCCGGGCACTGGGAGCACTACCGGGAGAACATGTATTTCACCACCATCGACGAGGAGAAGTACGCGGTGAAACCGATGAACTGCCCCGGCGGGATCCTGGTTTACCGGAGCAGGCTTAAAAGCTACCGGGAACTGCCGGTCAGGCTCGGCGAACTGGGGCTGGTCCACCGCCACGAAATGTCCGGCGTTTTGCACGGGCTGATGCGGGCGCGCTGTTTCACCCAGGACGACGCCCACATCTTCTGCCGGCCGGAGCAGGTGGAGGAGGAGATCGTCCGCATCATGGACCTGACGGAGTATTTTTACCGGCAGGTCTTCGGGTTTGACTATCACGTGGAGCTGTCCACCAGGCCGGAGAAGTCCATGGGTGCGGACGAAATGTGGGAGTCCGCCACCGGGGCGCTTGTGCGCGCGCTGGCGCAAAAGGAGGTCAACTACAAGGTCAATGAGGGTGACGGCGCCTTCTACGGGCCGAAAATAGATTTTCACCTGCGGGACTGCCTCGGACGCACCTGGCAGTGCGGGACCATTCAGGTGGACTTTCAAATGCCGGAGAAGTTCGAACTCGAGTACGTCGGCGAGGACGGGCAGCGCCATCGCCCGGTGGTGATCCACCGGGTCATTTACGGCAGTATGGAGCGGTTCATCGCCATCCTGACCGAGCATTTCGCCGGGGCGTTCCCGGTGTGGCTGGCGCCGGTGCAGGCGCGGGTGCTGCCGATCACCGACCGGCACGCCCCCTACGCCCGGGAGGTGACCGAAACCTTGCTGCGGGCCGGGGTACGGGCCGAGTTCGACGGGCGCAATGAGAAGGTGGGCTACAAAATCCGTGAGGCCCAAGTCTTGAAAGTCCCGTACATGCTGGTCACCGGTGACCGCGAGGCCGAATCGGGGACGGTGGCCGTCCGGCACCGTTCCGCGGGCGATCTGGGCTCAATGGCGTTGAACGATTTTACCGGCCGGCTGGTCCGGGAGATCGAAAGCCGAGCCCGCTAG
- the infC gene encoding translation initiation factor IF-3: MNLEIRAREVRVIDSDGAQLGIMPLRDALRLAEEKGLDLVEVASQARPVVCRIMDFGRHKYEQSKRDKEARKRQRIITIKEVKLRPGIEDHDFQTKARNAVRFLKDGDKVKVTLIFRGREIVHPHLGQQLLKKLAEQVEELAIIERAPKLEGRNMIMILAPRQNQQ, from the coding sequence GTGAATCTGGAAATCAGGGCCCGCGAAGTCAGGGTCATTGATTCTGACGGGGCCCAGTTGGGGATCATGCCCCTGCGAGACGCGCTACGTCTGGCCGAGGAGAAAGGTCTGGACCTTGTTGAGGTCGCTTCACAGGCCAGGCCGGTTGTTTGCCGAATAATGGACTTCGGCAGGCACAAGTACGAGCAAAGCAAGCGGGACAAGGAAGCCCGCAAGAGACAGCGGATTATCACGATCAAGGAAGTCAAGCTCCGTCCGGGGATCGAGGATCACGACTTCCAGACCAAGGCCCGGAACGCGGTCCGCTTCCTGAAGGACGGTGACAAGGTTAAAGTAACCCTTATCTTCCGGGGAAGGGAAATCGTCCACCCGCACCTGGGGCAGCAGCTTCTAAAAAAGCTGGCTGAACAGGTCGAGGAGTTGGCCATCATTGAAAGGGCTCCGAAACTGGAAGGCCGTAACATGATTATGATCTTGGCCCCGAGGCAGAATCAGCAATGA
- the rpmI gene encoding 50S ribosomal protein L35: MPKIKTHRGAAKRFKKTGTGKFRAKHAFLSHILEKKTAKRKRRLRKKFVLSTGDVRKLRAMIPY; this comes from the coding sequence TTGCCGAAGATCAAGACCCATCGCGGGGCTGCCAAGCGTTTCAAGAAAACCGGCACCGGCAAATTCCGGGCCAAGCACGCTTTTTTGAGTCACATTCTGGAGAAAAAAACCGCCAAGAGGAAGCGCCGGTTGCGCAAGAAGTTCGTCCTGAGCACCGGTGACGTCCGGAAACTAAGAGCAATGATTCCTTA